A DNA window from Daucus carota subsp. sativus chromosome 3, DH1 v3.0, whole genome shotgun sequence contains the following coding sequences:
- the LOC108213073 gene encoding cytochrome B5-like protein isoform X1 translates to MEIIILTLILGFLLAFLILVPRLFKSDAGQSKAVKMDNIVKAPKAYTKAEVSSHDKRTDCWIIIKQKIYDVTSYVEEHPGGDAILAHAGDDSTEGFYGPQHATRVFDMIEDFYIGDLQT, encoded by the exons ATGGAGATAATTATACTTACATTGATTTTGGGCTTCTTGTTAGCTTTCCTTATTTTAGTCCCCAGGCTGTTTAAATCTG ATGCAGGCCAGAGTAAAGCAGTTAAGATGGATAATATTGTCAAG gcACCTAAAGCATACACCAAAGCTGAAGTTTCTTCGCATGACAAGAGGACAGATTgttggatcatcatcaaacaaaAG ATTTATGATGTCACATCATATGTAGAAGAACACCCAGGGGGTGATGCCATTTTAGCACATGCTGGTGATGATTCTACAGAAGGATTTTATGG GCCACAACATGCAACAAGAGTCTTCGACATGATTGAGGACTTCTACATTGGAGATTTGCAGACGTGA
- the LOC108213073 gene encoding cytochrome B5-like protein isoform X2 — MEIIILTLILGFLLAFLILVPRLFKSGQSKAVKMDNIVKAPKAYTKAEVSSHDKRTDCWIIIKQKIYDVTSYVEEHPGGDAILAHAGDDSTEGFYGPQHATRVFDMIEDFYIGDLQT, encoded by the exons ATGGAGATAATTATACTTACATTGATTTTGGGCTTCTTGTTAGCTTTCCTTATTTTAGTCCCCAGGCTGTTTAAATCTG GCCAGAGTAAAGCAGTTAAGATGGATAATATTGTCAAG gcACCTAAAGCATACACCAAAGCTGAAGTTTCTTCGCATGACAAGAGGACAGATTgttggatcatcatcaaacaaaAG ATTTATGATGTCACATCATATGTAGAAGAACACCCAGGGGGTGATGCCATTTTAGCACATGCTGGTGATGATTCTACAGAAGGATTTTATGG GCCACAACATGCAACAAGAGTCTTCGACATGATTGAGGACTTCTACATTGGAGATTTGCAGACGTGA